From a single Aggregatilinea lenta genomic region:
- a CDS encoding NAD-dependent epimerase/dehydratase family protein, whose translation MAVDQGLHVVLGTGPIGLAVIEELAATGQRVRAVNRSGKASVPASVEMATADITDPAQARTVCAGASVIYNCTNPPAYQGWPELLPRLQTGILAGAEAAGGAKLIVMDNLYMYGNVHGKPMTEDMPNAATTKKGALRARISDNWMAAHHAGRVRVVIARASDYFGPNGRGSGMGDIVFGRAVQGKSAQAIGNPDMPHTYTYIPDIGRALAILGARDEALGEIWHVPSPETITTRAFIERIEQALGRPVKIQVAPTLLIRALGLFQPVMRELVEMMYEFNEPFILDTSKFAAAFGDISTPLSEAIPATAAWFKEHSG comes from the coding sequence ATGGCTGTCGATCAGGGACTTCACGTCGTCCTGGGGACCGGTCCGATTGGGCTGGCCGTCATCGAAGAACTGGCCGCGACCGGCCAGCGCGTCCGCGCGGTGAACCGCAGCGGCAAGGCCAGCGTCCCGGCGAGCGTCGAGATGGCGACCGCCGACATCACCGATCCGGCCCAGGCGCGTACCGTGTGTGCGGGGGCCAGCGTCATTTACAATTGCACTAACCCGCCCGCCTACCAGGGTTGGCCCGAACTGCTGCCCCGCCTGCAAACGGGTATTCTGGCGGGCGCAGAAGCCGCCGGCGGGGCCAAGCTGATCGTCATGGACAACCTGTACATGTACGGCAACGTGCACGGCAAGCCCATGACGGAGGATATGCCCAACGCGGCCACGACCAAAAAGGGCGCGCTCCGGGCGCGTATTTCGGACAACTGGATGGCCGCGCACCACGCGGGCCGCGTGCGCGTGGTCATCGCCCGCGCCTCGGACTATTTTGGCCCGAACGGGCGCGGCTCCGGCATGGGCGACATCGTGTTCGGGCGCGCCGTGCAGGGCAAGTCCGCGCAGGCGATCGGGAATCCCGATATGCCGCACACGTATACCTACATCCCCGACATCGGCAGGGCGCTGGCGATTCTGGGCGCGCGCGACGAGGCGCTGGGCGAGATCTGGCACGTGCCCAGCCCGGAGACGATCACCACGCGCGCGTTCATCGAGCGCATCGAGCAGGCGCTGGGGCGTCCGGTCAAGATCCAGGTCGCGCCAACGCTGCTGATCCGCGCGCTGGGCCTGTTCCAGCCCGTCATGCGCGAGCTGGTCGAGATGATGTACGAGTTCAACGAGCCGTTCATCCTGGATACCAGCAAGTTCGCGGCGGCGTTTGGGGACATCAGCACGCCGCTCTCTGAAGCCATCCCTGCGACGGCGGCGTGGTTCAAGGAACACAGTGGTTAG
- a CDS encoding IS982 family transposase: MDHITFMVTIFCYIDDWLKTQPRVRQRGPQPILADSEVLTMEIVGEYLSIDTDHAIYQHFCRHYSEWFPKLRQVDRVTFVRQAANLWRVKERLWQHLLTQVAFDPALSVVDSFPLPVCRFGRAYRCRRLREWSAWGYDDVAKQRFFGMRVHVRICWPGVIVGLAVFPADVHDRWAAEDLLANAHGWVLGDTNYWSPMLRDDLVRQGACLLAPRKTSVKRDHRPWPRWLTQTRRRVETVIGQLVERFQGKRVWARDPWHLCSRWLRKLLSHTFAVFLAQQAGLASPLQFAALLSD, encoded by the coding sequence ATGGATCATATCACGTTTATGGTCACGATCTTCTGCTACATTGACGACTGGCTCAAGACGCAGCCGCGCGTGCGACAGCGCGGACCGCAGCCGATCCTGGCCGACAGCGAAGTGCTGACGATGGAAATCGTCGGCGAATACCTGAGCATCGATACGGACCACGCGATCTATCAGCATTTCTGTCGCCACTATAGTGAGTGGTTTCCAAAGCTGCGGCAGGTAGACCGGGTCACATTTGTGCGTCAAGCGGCGAATCTGTGGCGGGTCAAAGAGCGACTGTGGCAGCATCTGCTGACGCAGGTGGCATTTGACCCGGCGCTGTCGGTGGTGGACAGCTTTCCCCTGCCGGTGTGCCGTTTTGGGCGCGCGTACCGCTGCCGACGACTGCGCGAGTGGTCGGCATGGGGCTACGACGATGTGGCCAAGCAGCGTTTCTTCGGGATGCGGGTGCATGTCCGCATCTGCTGGCCCGGCGTGATTGTGGGACTGGCCGTCTTTCCTGCCGATGTGCATGACCGCTGGGCGGCTGAAGACCTGCTCGCCAACGCCCACGGCTGGGTCCTGGGGGATACCAACTACTGGAGCCCGATGCTGCGTGACGATCTGGTCCGGCAAGGCGCTTGCCTGCTCGCCCCGCGCAAAACATCGGTCAAGCGTGACCATCGTCCCTGGCCGCGCTGGCTGACCCAGACCCGCCGCCGTGTCGAAACCGTCATCGGCCAATTGGTCGAGCGCTTTCAAGGCAAGCGTGTCTGGGCCCGTGATCCCTGGCATTTGTGTTCGCGCTGGTTGCGCAAGCTGCTCAGTCATACGTTTGCGGTTTTCCTGGCTCAGCAGGCTGGCTTGGCGTCGCCGCTCCAGTTCGCTGCCCTTCTGTCCGATTAA
- the folK gene encoding 2-amino-4-hydroxy-6-hydroxymethyldihydropteridine diphosphokinase, with the protein MRNGPIIILLGSNIAPRANLLAAVRLLAAHEHVTVRAASRVYQSAPVDAQGRIDPAQDPFLNAALCVETDLAPVELKFGVLRAVEAQLGRVRTEDKFAPRPIDLDIVLYGDLVLDDAENGITLPDPDLLRRAHVALPAADVAPDATHPVTGQRLAEIAASLSGTDLRLADDLDLACAI; encoded by the coding sequence TTGCGTAACGGCCCGATCATCATCCTGCTCGGCTCCAACATCGCCCCGCGCGCGAACCTGCTGGCGGCGGTGCGCCTGCTGGCCGCGCACGAGCACGTGACCGTGCGCGCCGCGTCGCGCGTCTACCAAAGCGCGCCGGTCGATGCGCAGGGGCGGATCGACCCGGCGCAGGACCCGTTCCTCAACGCCGCGCTGTGCGTCGAGACGGATCTGGCGCCCGTCGAGCTGAAGTTCGGCGTGCTGCGCGCCGTCGAGGCGCAGTTGGGCCGCGTGCGCACCGAAGACAAGTTCGCGCCGCGCCCGATTGACCTGGACATCGTGCTGTACGGTGACCTCGTGTTGGACGACGCCGAGAACGGCATCACCCTGCCCGACCCGGACCTGCTGCGGCGCGCGCACGTCGCGCTGCCCGCCGCCGACGTCGCGCCGGACGCGACCCACCCCGTCACCGGGCAGCGGCTGGCCGAGATCGCCGCGTCGCTGAGCGGCACGGATCTCCGGCTGGCCGACGACCTCGATCTCGCTTGCGCAATTTAG
- the heR gene encoding heliorhodopsin HeR, giving the protein METNADRSTFRSLRRFNVAMGVLHLIQGVLMLALSNDFSVPISTYFLKFQEGDGLVTNPKILFDLPLGPFIASFLFMSALAHFAVSMPGIYEWYVHNLQRGINKARWIEYSFSASVMIVAIAALFGLYDIAALLLIFALNAAMILFGWMMELHNQTTEKVNWTAFIFGCIVGIVPWIAVGIYFVGSVSSGEQVPGFVYAIYVSLFLFFNVFAVNQVLQYAKVGRWRDYVYGERAYIVLSLVAKSLLAWQVFFGTLQPS; this is encoded by the coding sequence ATGGAAACCAACGCCGATCGTTCGACGTTTCGTTCGCTGCGCCGCTTCAACGTGGCGATGGGGGTGCTGCACCTGATTCAAGGCGTGCTGATGCTGGCGCTCAGCAACGATTTCAGCGTGCCGATCAGCACCTATTTTTTGAAGTTCCAGGAGGGAGACGGGCTGGTCACGAACCCAAAGATTTTGTTCGATCTGCCGCTGGGACCGTTCATCGCGTCGTTCCTGTTCATGTCCGCGCTGGCGCATTTCGCCGTCTCGATGCCGGGCATTTACGAGTGGTACGTGCATAATCTACAGCGGGGCATCAACAAAGCCCGCTGGATCGAGTACTCGTTCAGCGCCTCGGTGATGATCGTCGCCATCGCAGCCCTGTTCGGCCTGTACGACATCGCGGCCCTGCTGCTGATCTTCGCCCTCAACGCCGCCATGATCCTGTTCGGCTGGATGATGGAGCTGCACAACCAGACGACCGAAAAAGTCAACTGGACCGCGTTCATCTTCGGCTGCATCGTCGGGATCGTGCCGTGGATCGCGGTGGGCATTTACTTCGTCGGGTCGGTGAGCAGCGGCGAGCAGGTGCCGGGCTTCGTCTATGCGATTTATGTATCGCTGTTCTTGTTCTTTAACGTGTTTGCCGTCAATCAGGTGCTGCAATATGCAAAGGTCGGGCGCTGGCGCGATTACGTGTACGGCGAGCGCGCCTACATCGTGCTCAGCCTGGTCGCCAAGTCGCTGCTGGCGTGGCAGGTCTTTTTCGGCACGCTGCAGCCATCCTAG
- the folE gene encoding GTP cyclohydrolase I FolE, with the protein MASTLKLQSNGNGHVPRLSEHLHEHVEDERHAAIEDAVRQILLHVGEDPERDGLLRTPHRVANMYDELLEGYGQSVDTIINGALFDVQYGEGEMIVVADIDYNSLCEHHMLPFVGKVHVAYIPRSKVVGLSKIPRLVDMFAHRLQIQERLTNEIADAIQQALDPVGVMVVVEGQHSCASLRGVKKHDTNMVTTAKRGEFRTNRELRDEFYRLIGK; encoded by the coding sequence ATGGCCAGCACGCTCAAGCTACAATCCAACGGCAACGGGCACGTCCCCCGGCTCTCCGAACATCTGCATGAGCACGTCGAGGACGAACGACACGCCGCGATTGAAGACGCCGTGCGCCAGATTTTGCTCCACGTGGGCGAAGATCCCGAACGCGACGGCCTGCTGCGCACGCCGCACCGCGTCGCCAACATGTACGACGAACTGCTCGAAGGCTATGGCCAGAGCGTGGACACGATCATCAACGGCGCGCTGTTCGACGTCCAGTATGGCGAAGGCGAAATGATCGTCGTCGCCGATATCGACTACAACTCCCTGTGCGAGCACCACATGCTGCCGTTCGTGGGCAAAGTGCACGTCGCCTACATCCCGCGCAGCAAGGTGGTCGGCCTCAGCAAGATCCCGCGCCTCGTGGACATGTTCGCGCACCGGCTGCAAATTCAGGAGCGTTTGACCAACGAGATCGCGGACGCGATCCAGCAGGCGCTGGACCCGGTCGGCGTGATGGTGGTGGTCGAGGGCCAGCACAGTTGCGCGTCGCTGCGCGGCGTGAAAAAGCACGATACGAACATGGTCACCACCGCCAAACGCGGCGAGTTCCGCACCAACCGCGAGCTGCGCGACGAGTTCTACCGGCTGATCGGCAAATAG
- a CDS encoding sodium/proton-translocating pyrophosphatase — protein MSEDSDRTNMPPESPLPGNPPPPPRTQPPAGQPPTGTPPPVGQYPPPPGQRQEPVQGAPASARPQVTPLRPAGSNTNSRPQAAQVDEVRRKATAALVEAGIDVPVAIQTLIIAAVGGLLAALLDEILGLPTGALWFTFGWIVAAFSGATYAMVKNAKGLPAAIMSLVAGIVAFLLYFILTEIIGDEYGWTYSLNVFKAIITGAIVGLIGFGWFALMKWLPAKLPRIG, from the coding sequence ATGAGCGAAGACTCTGATCGCACGAACATGCCGCCGGAATCCCCCCTTCCCGGTAACCCGCCCCCACCGCCGCGCACACAACCGCCCGCTGGCCAGCCGCCAACCGGGACACCGCCCCCTGTGGGCCAATATCCGCCGCCGCCCGGCCAACGTCAGGAGCCGGTTCAGGGCGCGCCTGCGAGCGCGCGTCCACAAGTCACCCCACTGCGTCCCGCCGGGAGCAACACGAACAGCCGACCGCAGGCCGCGCAGGTGGATGAGGTCCGGCGCAAAGCCACCGCCGCCCTGGTCGAGGCCGGGATCGACGTGCCGGTCGCGATCCAAACGTTGATCATTGCCGCCGTGGGCGGGCTGCTGGCCGCCCTGCTGGATGAAATCCTGGGCCTGCCGACCGGCGCGCTGTGGTTCACCTTCGGCTGGATCGTGGCCGCCTTCAGCGGCGCGACGTATGCGATGGTGAAGAACGCGAAGGGGCTGCCCGCCGCGATCATGAGTCTCGTCGCGGGTATCGTGGCGTTCCTGCTGTACTTCATTTTGACCGAGATCATCGGGGATGAGTACGGCTGGACCTATTCGCTGAACGTGTTCAAGGCCATCATTACGGGGGCCATCGTCGGGCTGATCGGCTTCGGCTGGTTCGCGCTGATGAAGTGGCTGCCCGCTAAGCTGCCGCGCATCGGGTGA
- a CDS encoding endonuclease/exonuclease/phosphatase family protein yields the protein MLTNAYLALHFACNDCAPVAAQATHAAHWLTGIALLMLIIAALLRAPWVALWLVPGAIAFAVWFGPLWIPTPTPDASGPSFTAATYNVLGFMADPDQTFAVIAAMDADIVALEELRPMLEGKVRDELSDRYPYQVSKVIQGFDGYALLSRYPILDSHVELDIDFEHVDLAQPRYLRAVLDVDGHTVVVYVLHPSIPRFEIGKTYDETALAAQIDHLAGLIAAESDPVLLLCDCNTSPIARPYAALDAVLDDSFRERGWGMGNTHPADPFPFLRIDYVWHSAGITALEARVWPDAGTSDHHPLWARLAVESSE from the coding sequence TTGCTCACTAACGCATACCTGGCGCTGCATTTCGCCTGCAACGACTGTGCCCCGGTCGCGGCGCAGGCCACGCATGCGGCGCACTGGCTGACCGGGATCGCGCTGCTGATGCTGATCATCGCTGCCCTGCTGCGTGCGCCCTGGGTCGCGCTGTGGTTGGTGCCGGGCGCAATCGCGTTCGCGGTGTGGTTCGGCCCGCTGTGGATCCCGACGCCCACGCCGGACGCCTCCGGTCCCAGCTTCACGGCGGCGACGTACAACGTGCTGGGCTTCATGGCCGATCCTGACCAGACCTTCGCGGTGATTGCGGCGATGGACGCGGACATCGTCGCGCTGGAAGAATTACGGCCCATGCTCGAAGGCAAGGTGCGCGACGAGTTGAGCGACCGTTATCCGTATCAGGTCTCGAAGGTGATCCAGGGCTTCGACGGCTACGCGCTACTCAGCCGCTACCCGATCCTCGACAGTCACGTCGAGCTGGATATCGACTTCGAGCACGTGGATCTCGCGCAGCCGCGCTACCTGCGCGCGGTGCTGGACGTGGACGGGCACACGGTGGTGGTGTACGTGCTGCACCCGTCGATCCCCCGGTTCGAGATCGGGAAAACCTACGACGAGACGGCTCTGGCGGCACAAATCGACCACCTCGCCGGGCTGATTGCGGCGGAAAGCGATCCGGTGCTGCTGCTGTGCGACTGCAACACGTCGCCGATCGCGCGGCCTTACGCGGCGCTCGACGCCGTGCTGGACGATTCGTTCCGCGAGCGCGGCTGGGGCATGGGCAATACGCACCCGGCGGATCCGTTCCCGTTCCTGCGCATCGATTACGTGTGGCACAGCGCGGGCATCACGGCGCTGGAGGCGCGCGTCTGGCCGGACGCGGGCACGTCGGATCACCATCCGCTGTGGGCGCGGTTGGCGGTGGAGAGCAGCGAGTAG
- a CDS encoding SCO family protein has product MNRSRLSLVRIVALALLGAIVLAGCGALSSGDDPTPGPSPTPLPGTVLDPPKDLEDFTLTDQAGEPLSLSDLQGKVAVMFFGYTSCPDVCPVTISDFKRVKTDLGDDASQVAFVFVSVDPDRDTPDRLATYLGNFDPTFIGITGDELTLRGIAQQFGVFFQRHTYDDSGENYLVDHTASTFVVGPEGRLRIIYPYDTDPAIIADGIRKLL; this is encoded by the coding sequence ATGAACCGCTCCCGGCTGTCTCTGGTGCGGATCGTCGCGCTCGCACTGCTCGGCGCGATCGTGCTGGCGGGCTGCGGCGCGCTGTCGTCCGGCGACGATCCGACGCCCGGTCCCAGCCCGACGCCGCTGCCCGGCACGGTGCTCGATCCGCCCAAGGATCTCGAAGACTTCACGCTGACCGATCAGGCCGGGGAGCCGCTGAGCCTCAGCGACCTGCAGGGCAAAGTGGCGGTAATGTTCTTCGGCTATACGAGCTGCCCGGACGTCTGCCCGGTGACGATTTCCGACTTCAAGCGCGTGAAGACCGATCTGGGTGATGATGCGTCGCAGGTGGCGTTCGTGTTCGTCAGCGTCGATCCCGACCGCGACACGCCGGATCGTCTGGCGACGTACCTGGGCAACTTCGACCCGACCTTCATCGGCATCACGGGCGACGAGCTGACGCTGCGGGGCATCGCGCAGCAGTTCGGCGTGTTCTTCCAGCGCCACACCTACGACGACAGCGGCGAGAACTACCTCGTCGATCACACCGCCTCGACGTTCGTCGTCGGGCCGGAGGGCCGCCTGCGCATCATTTACCCCTACGACACCGACCCGGCCATCATCGCGGACGGCATCCGCAAGCTGCTGTAA
- a CDS encoding pentapeptide repeat-containing protein: MGETRNRKLTPGRWWRMLDRTSQQILVALVGVAVASVIPAVIISGDWAGLFLNLGTELAGASITFVLLDQILGTSRTKSSLLAQMGSRMNDEATRAVEELRRMGWLSDGVLRGADLAGANLQSARLYQAALPRAVLEGAKLQHAVLGRADLQGADLTGADLTGANLWRARLQGTRLYDANLQGAILDQAEFDEETYLPDRSHWTPGIDLRRFTDPAHPDFWRSDYSWSPAFGGTRRVVAD; encoded by the coding sequence ATGGGCGAAACACGCAATCGCAAACTGACACCGGGGCGGTGGTGGCGTATGCTGGACCGCACCTCGCAGCAGATCCTGGTGGCGCTGGTCGGCGTGGCGGTGGCGTCGGTGATCCCCGCCGTGATCATCAGCGGCGACTGGGCCGGGCTGTTCCTGAACCTGGGCACGGAGCTGGCGGGCGCGTCGATCACGTTCGTGCTGCTGGACCAGATCCTGGGCACCAGCCGCACCAAGTCCAGTCTGCTAGCGCAGATGGGGAGCCGCATGAACGACGAGGCGACGCGGGCCGTCGAGGAGCTGCGGCGCATGGGGTGGCTGAGCGACGGCGTGCTGCGCGGCGCGGATCTGGCGGGCGCGAACTTGCAGAGCGCGCGGCTCTACCAGGCGGCGCTGCCCCGCGCCGTGCTGGAAGGCGCGAAGCTCCAGCACGCGGTGCTGGGCCGGGCGGACTTGCAGGGCGCGGACCTGACCGGGGCGGATCTCACCGGGGCGAATCTGTGGCGGGCACGGTTGCAGGGTACGCGGCTCTACGACGCAAACTTGCAGGGCGCGATTCTGGATCAGGCCGAGTTTGACGAGGAGACGTACCTGCCCGACCGCAGCCATTGGACGCCGGGCATCGACCTGCGCCGCTTCACCGATCCGGCGCACCCGGACTTCTGGCGCTCCGATTATTCGTGGTCGCCCGCGTTTGGCGGCACGCGCCGGGTCGTGGCGGACTGA
- a CDS encoding dihydroneopterin aldolase codes for MPAQDKIIVKDLLLRGIIGLNDWEREKRQDILINLTLFTDMRAAGRSDDAADILNYRTITKAIIAYVESSQHTLVEALATEIARICVVDHDAARAIVRVEKPGALRFAGSVGVEIERERADFA; via the coding sequence ATGCCCGCCCAAGACAAGATCATCGTGAAGGACCTGCTGCTGCGCGGCATCATCGGCCTGAATGACTGGGAGCGCGAGAAACGGCAGGACATCCTGATCAACCTGACGCTGTTCACCGACATGCGCGCCGCCGGGCGCTCCGACGATGCGGCGGACATCCTGAACTACCGCACGATCACGAAAGCGATCATCGCGTACGTCGAGTCGTCGCAGCACACTCTCGTCGAGGCGCTGGCAACCGAGATCGCGCGCATCTGCGTGGTGGATCACGACGCGGCGCGGGCCATCGTGCGCGTGGAGAAACCCGGCGCGCTGCGTTTTGCCGGATCGGTGGGCGTGGAGATCGAGCGGGAGCGCGCCGACTTTGCGTAA
- a CDS encoding 4a-hydroxytetrahydrobiopterin dehydratase — protein sequence MPRELQVYSDVEIQSRLQAHPDWRLEGDGQLHAEFMFKNFHQAVLFVNAIAHYAEVADHHPDLCIHDYKQVSVRLMTHSEGSITSKDFDLVTQIDALPRYA from the coding sequence ATGCCCCGCGAGTTGCAGGTCTACAGCGACGTCGAGATCCAGTCCCGGCTGCAAGCTCACCCGGATTGGCGGTTGGAGGGCGATGGGCAGCTTCACGCCGAGTTCATGTTCAAGAACTTTCATCAGGCGGTGCTGTTCGTCAACGCGATCGCGCACTATGCCGAGGTTGCGGACCATCACCCGGACCTTTGCATTCACGACTACAAGCAGGTGTCGGTGCGCCTGATGACCCACAGCGAGGGCAGCATCACGTCCAAGGACTTCGACCTCGTCACGCAGATCGACGCGCTGCCGCGTTATGCATAA
- a CDS encoding SDR family oxidoreductase gives MRLDGEAWQRVYAAVPLQRAGKPEHVAQTVVFLAQNDFITGAVIPVDGGESLLGAANH, from the coding sequence GTGCGATTGGACGGCGAGGCGTGGCAGCGCGTCTATGCCGCCGTGCCGCTCCAGCGCGCCGGCAAGCCGGAGCACGTCGCGCAAACGGTCGTGTTTTTAGCCCAGAATGATTTCATCACCGGGGCAGTGATCCCGGTGGACGGAGGCGAAAGCCTGCTCGGCGCAGCCAACCACTGA
- a CDS encoding copper chaperone PCu(A)C, with protein MTEMQPVEPRGGIRGGWLSWVIVLVLLVAVLAVVYVWQSGSDDGDEDNGDAASSGIVIENAWVRATTGFADATESMGEMEMPAADATESMAGMDMGTPAETITAAYMTITNNADEDDVLTGVTCADAREVQIHETTMNGDVMQMRPLTDGLTIPADSSVTLEPGGFHMMLIGIDAAFEPGQTVELVLTFASGKELTVDAEVRTGME; from the coding sequence ATGACGGAAATGCAGCCGGTCGAACCGCGCGGAGGAATCCGGGGCGGGTGGCTGTCGTGGGTGATCGTACTGGTGCTGCTGGTCGCGGTGCTTGCAGTCGTATACGTATGGCAGAGCGGCTCGGATGACGGCGACGAGGACAACGGGGACGCCGCGTCGAGCGGGATTGTGATCGAAAACGCGTGGGTGCGCGCGACCACCGGGTTCGCCGACGCCACCGAGTCGATGGGCGAAATGGAAATGCCCGCCGCCGACGCCACCGAGTCGATGGCCGGAATGGATATGGGCACGCCCGCCGAGACGATCACCGCCGCCTACATGACCATCACCAACAACGCCGATGAGGACGATGTGCTGACGGGCGTCACCTGCGCCGATGCACGTGAGGTCCAGATCCACGAGACGACGATGAACGGCGACGTGATGCAGATGCGCCCGCTCACCGATGGCCTGACTATCCCCGCCGACAGCAGTGTGACGCTGGAGCCGGGCGGATTTCACATGATGCTGATCGGCATCGATGCCGCATTCGAGCCGGGCCAGACCGTGGAACTTGTGCTGACCTTCGCGTCCGGCAAAGAACTGACGGTGGACGCCGAAGTCCGCACAGGGATGGAGTAG
- the pheA gene encoding prephenate dehydratase, which produces MIVAFQGEHGAYSEEAIRRHFGPDAQTLPCESFTGIFQAVQRGDATYGMLPVENALAGTVAQSYELLMEYDFRVQAEVLLAIRHHLLAPEGIALDDVRRVKSHPQALAQCADTLQRRGWEPVATYDTAGAAHDLAEKPEPHTAVIASAFAGELYGLTTLESGIEDDPMNSTRFFVIGPDDAPRHDPSKTSLVFGVRHRPRALYDCIGAFAERDINLTKIESRPIRGRPWQYWFYLDFEGHWQDPDSEAALVALLHRASMVKMLGSYPAASGGPNST; this is translated from the coding sequence ATGATCGTAGCCTTTCAAGGCGAGCATGGCGCGTATTCGGAGGAGGCGATCCGGCGGCACTTCGGGCCGGACGCGCAGACGCTGCCGTGCGAGAGTTTTACGGGCATCTTCCAGGCGGTGCAGCGCGGCGACGCGACGTACGGCATGCTGCCGGTCGAAAACGCGCTGGCGGGCACCGTCGCCCAGTCGTACGAGCTGCTGATGGAGTACGACTTCCGCGTGCAGGCCGAGGTCCTGCTGGCGATCCGGCACCATCTGCTTGCGCCGGAGGGCATCGCGCTGGACGACGTGCGGCGCGTCAAGTCGCACCCGCAGGCGCTGGCGCAGTGCGCCGACACGCTGCAGCGGCGCGGCTGGGAGCCGGTGGCGACGTACGACACGGCGGGCGCGGCGCACGATCTTGCCGAAAAGCCGGAGCCGCACACCGCGGTTATTGCCAGCGCGTTCGCGGGCGAGCTGTACGGCCTGACCACGCTCGAAAGCGGCATCGAAGACGACCCGATGAACTCCACCCGCTTTTTCGTCATCGGCCCTGACGACGCCCCGCGCCACGATCCGAGCAAGACGTCGCTGGTGTTCGGCGTGCGCCACCGCCCGCGCGCGCTGTACGACTGCATTGGCGCGTTTGCCGAGCGTGACATCAACCTGACTAAGATCGAGTCGCGGCCCATTCGCGGGCGTCCGTGGCAGTACTGGTTCTACCTGGATTTCGAGGGTCACTGGCAGGACCCTGATTCCGAAGCGGCGCTGGTCGCGCTGCTGCACCGCGCGTCGATGGTCAAGATGCTGGGGTCCTATCCGGCGGCCAGCGGCGGCCCCAACAGCACGTGA
- a CDS encoding SDR family NAD(P)-dependent oxidoreductase — MDLDGKVALVTGAAHRVGKAIALALAGEGAHIVVHYGGSVDAAHATADEIEALGVEALPVQADLSQPETINQLFEAVEARFGRLDVLVNSASNFMKQPLDVVGLDDWQITMAINLQAPFLCTQRAAPLMRAVERPADQPALIVNITDLAGLYPWRSFVQHGVSKAGLVHLTKVSARELAPAIRVNAIAPGPVLPPAYMDPDGEAWQRVYAAVPLQRAGKPEHVAQTVVFLAQNDFITGAVIPVDGGESLLGAANH, encoded by the coding sequence GTGGATCTCGATGGCAAAGTGGCGCTGGTGACCGGCGCGGCGCACAGGGTCGGCAAGGCGATCGCGCTGGCGTTGGCGGGTGAAGGCGCGCATATCGTCGTGCATTACGGCGGCAGTGTAGACGCCGCCCATGCAACGGCGGACGAGATCGAGGCGCTGGGCGTCGAGGCGCTGCCGGTCCAGGCGGATTTGAGCCAGCCGGAGACCATCAACCAGTTATTCGAGGCGGTCGAAGCGCGCTTTGGGCGTCTTGACGTGCTGGTCAACAGCGCGTCGAACTTCATGAAACAACCGCTGGATGTTGTCGGGCTGGACGACTGGCAGATCACGATGGCGATCAACCTGCAGGCCCCGTTCCTATGCACGCAGCGCGCCGCCCCCCTGATGCGCGCCGTCGAACGCCCCGCCGACCAACCCGCGCTGATCGTCAACATCACCGATCTGGCGGGCCTGTACCCCTGGCGCAGCTTCGTGCAGCACGGCGTCAGCAAAGCGGGGCTGGTCCACCTGACCAAGGTGTCCGCCCGCGAGCTGGCCCCGGCGATCCGCGTGAACGCCATCGCGCCTGGCCCGGTGCTGCCGCCCGCCTACATGGACCCGGACGGCGAGGCGTGGCAGCGCGTCTATGCCGCCGTGCCGCTCCAGCGCGCAGGCAAGCCGGAGCACGTCGCGCAAACGGTCGTGTTTTTAGCCCAGAATGATTTCATCACCGGGGCAGTGATCCCGGTGGACGGAGGCGAAAGCCTGCTCGGCGCAGCCAACCACTGA